In the genome of Colletes latitarsis isolate SP2378_abdomen chromosome 9, iyColLati1, whole genome shotgun sequence, one region contains:
- the LOC143345256 gene encoding uncharacterized protein LOC143345256, which produces MSSNGLKVLKKNNPYPQGMRCQKCLELGHWSYECKGKRKYVHRYSRTSQLKKALKNQKDSTVDEQKKEVKKSLLQKKIKRRKKRKKKDSSSSSDSSVESSSSSSSNDSSSSSSSSDSESDSSDSVSSSSSSSSNTSNSTSNNSNDK; this is translated from the exons ATGAGCTCAAATGGTTTGAAAGTGTTAAAAAAGAA CAATCCATATCCACAAGGGATGCGATGTCAGAAATGCCTTGAACTGGGACATTGGAGTTACGAATGTAAGGGCAAAAGAAAATATGTACATAGATATTCACGCACATCACAACTGAAGAAAGCTTTGAAAAACCAAAAAGATTCTACCGT CGATGAACAAAAGAAAGAAGTCAAAAAGAGTCTTTTGCAGAAAAAAATAaagagaagaaagaagagaaagaagaaagacTCTAGTAGCTCCAGTGATTCTAGCGTTGAAAGCAGTAGTTCTAGTAGCAGTAATGACAGCAGCAGTAGTAGCTCATCTTCGGACAGTGAATCAGACTCTAGTGACAGTGTTTCCAGTAGTAGTAGCAGTAGTAGTAACACTAGTAATAGTACTAGTAATAATTCTAACGATAAATAA
- the Mcm2 gene encoding DNA replication licensing factor Mcm2 isoform X1: MDASSSPVRSDRHTEAMTSPAPDIDEPFEDESDLLGNDNDVNQEEDEGEGEELFGDNMEDDYRPMPGLDRYDPDVVDDEQYSEMSQGERAAAEATMRERDRSAGIIRDDRYLLYDESDKEETQARTRRMAEKAATGEIEDTEMVESIENLEDMKGHSVKEWVAMLGPRTEISNRFKSFLRTHTNSNGQYMYKERIRHMCQSNQSSFVVEFPILASKEHVLAYFLPEAPFQMLEIFDGVAKELVLTIFPSYERVTTEIHVRISELPLIEEIRTFRKLHLNQLVRTLGVVTATTGVLPQLSVVKYDCMKCGHVLGPFVQNQSTEVKPGSCPECQSIGPFMINMEQTIYRNYQKITIQESPGKIPAGRVPRSKECILLSDLCDRCKPGDEVDVTAIYTNNYDGSLNTEQGFPVFATVLLANHLQVKGSKEIVESLTEEDISSIITLSKDHQIIDRIVASIAPSIYGHEYTKRALALAMFGGESKNPGKKHKVRGDINVLICGDPGTAKSQFLKYVEKVAPRTVFTTGQGASAVGLTAFVRRSVATREWTLEAGALVLADHGICLIDEFDKMNDQDRTSIHEAMEQQSISISKVGIVTSLHARCSVIAASNPIGGRYDASMTFSENVDLSEPILSRFDILCVVKDEIDPMQDRHLSKFVVNSHIRHHPTSAEKAMPTEDDTHDISIPQDLLKKYIVYARQNVHPKLTNIDQDKVAKLYSQLRQESLATGSLPITVRHIESIIRMAEASAKIHLRDHVQESDINLAIRMMLDSFVETQKYSVMKSMRQTFQKYLSYKKDHNELLYYILRQVTLDTLAFQKALHGSRVTTIEISEKDLLDRAKQIDIYNLHPFYESDIFKTNNFVYDSKRKVIIQTIPETIDD; the protein is encoded by the exons ATG GATGCTAGTAGTTCTCCAGTACGCTCTGATAGACATACAGAGGCAATGACATCTCCTGCTCCAGATATAGATGAACCATTCGAAGATGAATCTGATTTACTTGGTAATGATAATGATGTTAATCAAGAAGAAGATGAAGGAGAAGGAGAAGAGTTATTTGGCGATAATATGGAGGA TGATTATCGTCCTATGCCAGGATTAGAcagatatgatcctgatgtggttgACGATGAACAATACTCAGAAATGTCTCAAGGAGAACGTGCAGctgccgaagctaccatgcgggAAAGAGATAGATCAGCAGGCATTATTAGAGATGATAGATATTTACTTTATG ATGAAAGTGACAAAGAAGAAACACAAGCCCGTACAAGACGCATGGCTGAAAAAGCTGCAACAGGTGAAATTGAAGATACAGAG ATGGTTGAATCTATTGAAAATTTAGAAGATATGAAAGGTCATTCGGTTAAAGAATGGGTAGCTATGTTAGGACCTCGAAcagaaatttcaaaccgttttaAAAGCTTTTTACGTACACATACCAATTCAAATGGACAATACATGTACAAAGAACGAATTCGTCATATGTGTCAGAGTAACCAA TCTAGCTTTGTTGTCGAATTTCCTATTCTTGCTAGTAAAGAGCACGTTCTAGCTTACTTTTTGCCAGAAGCACCGTTTCAAATGTTAGAGATATTTGATGGAGTGGCAAAAGAGCTAGTGTTAACAATTTTCCCCAGTTATGAAAGAGTTACAACTGAAATTCATGTCAGAATATCGGAGCTACCTTTAATAGAAGAAATACGAACGTTTAG GAAGTTACATTTAAATCAATTAGTACGAACTTTGGGAGTTGTTACTGCAACAACAGGAGTACTACCACAATTATCTGTTGTAAAATATGATTGTATGAAATGTGGACATGTACTTGGACCTTTTGTACAAAATCAAAGTACCGAAGTTAAGCCTGGATCGTGTCCTGAATGTCAAAGTATTGGACCTTTTATG ATAAATATGGAACAAacaatatatagaaattatcaAAAGATTACAATCCAAGAATCACCAGGTAAAATTCCTGCAGGTAGAGTACCTCGAAGCAAAGAATGTATTCTTCTGTCAGATCTTTGTGATCGCTGTAAACCTGGAGATGAAGTAGATGTTACTGCAATTTATACGAATAACTATGATGGTTCTTTAAATACAGAACAA GGCTTCCCAGTGTTTGCAACGGTTCTCCTAGCTAATCATCTGCAAGTGAAAGGTTCAAAAGAAATTGTTGAATCCTTAACCGAGGAAGATATCTCCAGTATTATTACTTTGAGTAAAGATCATCAAATTATTGATCGCATTGTCGCAAGTATTGCACCTTCGATCTATGGACATGAATATACAAAAAGAGCATTAGCATTAGCAATGTTTGGTGGTGAATCGAAAAatcctg GTAAGAAACACAAAGTAAGAGGAGACATTAATGTATTAATATGTGGAGATCCAGGAACAGCTAAATCTCAGTTTTTAAAGTACGTTGAAAAAGTTGCACCAAGAACGGTATTTACTACAGGTCAAGGAGCTTCGGCTGTTGGATtaactgcttttgtacgaagatCTGTAGCAACTCGAGAATGGACATTGGAAGCTGGTGCTTTAGTACTTGCTGATCATGGAATCTGCCTTATTGATGAGTTTGATAAA ATGAATGATCAAGATAGAACATCCATTCATGAAGCCATGGAACAACAAAGTATTTCTATTTCAAAAGTAGGAATTGTAACATCGCTTCATGCTAGATGTTCAGTGATAGCTGCATCTAATCCCATTGGAGGAAGATATGATGCTAGTATGACATTTTCAGAAAAT GTAGATTTATCAGAACCAATTTTGTCTCGTTTTGATATTCTTTGCGTAGTAAAAGATGAAATAGATCCTATGCAAGATCGACATTTATCTAAATTTGTTGTGAACTCTCACATTAGACATCATCCAACAAGTGCAGAAAAAGCAATGCCTACAGAAGATGATACTCACGATATATCTATTCCACAAGACcttttaaagaaatatatagTTTATGCAAGGCAAAATGTTCATCCTAAATTAACGAATATTGATCAAGATAAAGTTGCAAAGTTATACAGTCAGTTAAGGCAAGAAAGTTTG GCCACTGGAAGTTTACCAATTACTGTACGACATATAGAAAGTATTATACGTATGGCTGAAGCAAGTGCTAAAATTCATCTTCGTGACCATGTTCAAGAAAGTGATATTAATCTTGCCATAAGAATGATGCTCGATAGTTTTGTTGAAACACAAAAATACTCAGTAATGAAAAGCATGCGCCAG ACATTCCAGAAATATCTATCATATAAAAAAGATCATAATGAACTTTTGTATTACATACTTAGACAAGTTACATTAGATACTTTAGCATTCCAAAAAGCTTTACATGGAAGTCGCGTTACAACGATCGAAATCTCCGAAAAAGATCTACTAGATCGG GCTAAACAAATCGATATATACAATCTTCATCCATTTTATGAAAGCGAcatttttaaaacaaacaaCTTTGTttatgattcaaagaggaaagtCATAATACAAACAATTCCTGAAACTATCGATGACTAA
- the LOC143345255 gene encoding uncharacterized protein LOC143345255: MTSLNREKSRLSDLHLTKYINKNIELKVIKNVLNLNYDILRRKKIVLRDEYMKLDNVNYNVWAIEDQFCNEIWNFSSVHNFNDVFNYYPNMKETITSHDCKYNTAIYNFTKNIDVHKEIVLVELENEIDSINNEITSIRNQDILHDIKNATFILDNLKSFSEKILNLIRLINTSKNSQNICNVPIHQHSRITGGFRNAKKFIKKSCFHSGVLIEKKVTSLNTITERPKTCCNVNNIQFGKFVMKKQSLISLKFQQTPGN, translated from the exons atgaCCTCTTTGAATCGTGAGAAAAGTCGATTGTCTGATTTACATTtaacaaaatatattaataaaaatatagaattaaaagttattaaaaatgttttgaatttaaattatgatatacttcggcgaaaaaaaatagtACTAAGAGATGAATACATGAAAttg GATAATGTAAATTATAACGTTTGGGCTATAGAAGATCAATTTTGTAATGAAATATGGAATTTTTCTTCGGTACATAATTTTAACGATGTTTTCAATTATTATCCTAATATGAAGGAAACAATTACATCACATGATTGTAAATATAATACAGCCATAtataattttacaaaaaatattgaCGTACACAAAGAAATTGTACTTGTAGAATTGGAAAATGAAATTGATAGTATAAATAATGAAATAACGTCCATTCGCAATCAAGATATTTTACACGATATAAAAAATGCTACATTTATTTTAGataatttaaaatcattttcAGAAAAAATATTAAACCTTATCAG atTAATAAATACTtcaaaaaattcacaaaatatTTGTAATGTACCTATACATCAACACTCACGTATTACTGGAGGATTTAGAAATGCTAAAAAATTCATCAAAAAATCTTGTTTTCATTCTGGTGTATTAATTGAAAAAAAAGTTACATCTTTAAACACAATAACCGAAAGACCTAAAACA TGTTGCAATGTAAACAATATACAATTTGGGAAATTTGTCATGAAAAAACAAAGTCTCATTTCTCTCAAATTTCAACAAACTCCAGGGAATTGA
- the Wapl gene encoding cohesin release factor wings apart-like, whose product MTSRSYTKSYSRKVSSVTPGSIQFDKLFRENSNRPSAAKSAGTVGKWGITSFTSIRSTNINGRRDDIHNTFGAKRIKLDYGNQNARVNSGKDPFSFETDPDNKSDVATPVVKPKKFFKSRNVPPAIEESRQDVAIYRQVPDSHYGRARAQKNAPQPPPKQSLPKVSSVSAKKVVEALDGTTDDAPTREEAKPPIVLRICKGTARLVCGNVQNSQDPEPETYRISTPLISPTKVDIERKNFSTDASKPDQKTIRSHQPIISTVSIPLENSEMRRTTRSRAKNLHLDLPTTSVVSTTPITPNSHGSGLSLTLRKSVTDSNNTLISHYDIVKTDCGSTYTCKPAIEPLIGRDQPLPTTTQELIDILSSDSDPMQTRPMIINAPETEENTEVVPDEVQHCSIDIPTNEVISRSTSQPEPEIEPEPELEPGLESELEPKLGSDLEPELEPEPELKPELVPEHEPEPEPDLETEAEIEQPVRTNDTDMATAKILVDQDWFSGSDDSEGVSCNVESDIALHVTSTVSESQPANVPSATIQKPVTKKGSIFKSRSTGATNGNKRRALYKHKWCDSDKESSTTDAPNTGNTTPTIASGSHSGTGPVAYEEEFDSSQLTRVVIYPEADTGFEDESDAITSIRCGKKVKGFYTVVKNVKKAHQIQESGEFQEFNDDVEYILDTLRENNPNATRCLSAIRLASKCMAPAFRMHVRAHGTVAKFFKALHDATKDQSLALCTATVMFVLSQDRLAMDLDRDCLELMLSLLESDASHKDALDDCGLSRAELLKNKEKVRQLCADIQAQGHAKHLNLDNITVGQLAMETLLSLTSKRAGEWFKEELRELGGLEHIIKTIRDCHRHINAQDITRSGWSDPLLDKLRKVDRCLRVLENVTHMNEENQVYLLKYENGVLVSTLANLYYLCGQEIPIYPTIDPSDKTSTGAVIRECLFAIIKVLINLTHRFNRQSFGSKSVGTQPGVLDCSLYLLLRVPESLPEEKRFDMMMLALILLINLVEQCDDNKQLLIESKAPPSTENIFDAEESGVESLIDLFYKQEELARAEEQKTDAILDGKKDSEQTETVSTTTKSQEEFIEETVTKLLQKAGRHMEHTLIGAYVVLLLGYLIMDNKDYESLVRSRLPDNNFTTMVSVLQKFFNFMNLTASNEVSSCGIAATEKVIKFLKMSDARIEEEKNELPLPVLEDPNIMLDLSSS is encoded by the exons ATGACGTCCCGTAGTTACACAAAATCTTACAGCCGTAAGGTCAGCAGTGTGACGCCTGGGAGTATTCAATTTGATAAGCTTTTTAGAGAAAATAGCAATCGTCCTTCTGCTGCTAAATCAGCAGGCACTGTTGGAAAATGGGGTATAACATCATTCACATCTATCAGGAGTACGAATATCAATG GAAGAAGAGATGATATTCATAACACATTTGGTGCAAAAAGAATAAAACTTGATTATGGAAATCAGAATGCTCGTGTAAATTCTGGAAAAGATCCATTTTCATTTGAAACTGATCCTGACAATAAATCAGATGTTGCGACTCCGGTCGTTAAGcctaagaaattttttaaaagtagAAACGTACCCCCTGCAATAGAAGAATCTCGTCAGGATGTGGCAATATATAGACAAGTACCTGATTCGCATTATGGTAGAGCACGTGCTCAAAAAAACGCCCCACAACCACCACCAAAACAATCTTTACCAAAAGTATCAAGTGTTTCAGCTAAAAAAGTAGTAGAAGCTTTAGATGGAACAACAGATGATGCTCCCACTAGAGAAGAAGCAAAACCTCCTATTGTATTAAGAATATGCAAAGGTACAGCACGGTTAGTTTGTGGAAATGTGCAAAACAGCCAAGATCCTGAACCTGAAACATATAGAATTTCAACACCACTTATTAGCCCTACAAAAGTAGATATTGAGCGTAAGAATTTCAGTACAGATGCATCAAAACCTGATCAGAAAACAATTCGTTCCCACCAGCCTATTATTTCTACTGTGTCAATACCTTTAGAAAATTCAGAAATGAGAAGAACTACTCGCAGTCGAGCAAAAAATCTGCATTTAGATTTACCAACAACTTCTGTTGTATCTACAACACCAATAACTCCTAATTCGCATGGTTCTGGTCTTTCTTTAACCCTTAGAAAATCTGTTACTGACTCTAATAACACATTAATATCCCATTATGATATTGTTAAGACTGATTGTGGTTCAACATATACCTGCAAGCCAGCAATTGAACCATTAATTGGGCGTGATCAACCACTGCCAACTACAACTCAAGAACTAATTGATATATTATCAAGTGATTCTGATCCTATGCAGACAAGACCAATGATAATAAATGCACCAGAAACTGAAGAAAATACAGAAGTTGTGCCAGACGAGGTTCAACATTGTTCAATAGATATTCCAACGAATGAAGTAATTTCTAGATCTACTTCACAACCAGAACCAGAAATTGAACCAGAACCAGAACTAGAACCAGGACTAGAATCGGAACTAGAACCAAAATTAGGATCAGACCTAGAACCAGAATTAGAACCAGAACCTGAACTTAAACCTGAACTTGTACCCGAGCATGAACCTGAACCTGAACCTGATCTTGAAACAGAAGCAGAAATAGAACAACCAGTTCGTACAAATGACACTGATATGGCTACAGCTAAGATCTTAGTTGATCAAGATTGGTTCTCTGGTAGTGACGATAGTGAAGGTGTCAGTTGCAATGTCGAAAGTGATATAGCATTACATGTAACAAGTACAGTCTCTGAATCACAGCCAGCAAATGTTCCATCTGCAACTATTCAGAAACCTGTTACTAAAAAGGGTAGTATTTTTAAGAGTCGTTCGACGGGTGCAACAAATGGAAATAAAAGACGGGCATTGTACAAGCATAAGTGGTGCGACAGTGATAAAGAATCTAGCACCACAGATGCTCCTAATACTGGAAATACTACACCAACCATTGCTTCAGGGTCCCATAGTGGTACAGGTCCTGTAGCATACGAAGAAGAATTTGATTCTTCGCAACTAACAAGAGTTGTAATATACCCTGAAGCTGATACTGGTTTTGAAGATGAATCGGATGCTATAACAAGTATTCGTTGTGGCAAGAAAGTTAAAGGA ttcTATACCGTAGTAAAAAATGTGAAAAAAGCTCATCAAATTCAAGAAAGTGGAGAATTTCAAGAATTTAACGATGACGTTGAATATATATTAGACACTTTAAGAGAAAACAATCCGAATGCTACTCGATGCCTTTCAGCTATACGATTAGCAAGCAAATGTATGGCACCTGCATTTCGCATGCATGTGCGTGCTCATGGAACTGTTGCTAAGTTTTTCAAAGCACTTCATGATGCCACTAAGGATCAg AGTCTTGCTTTATGTACAGCAACAGTAATGTTTGTGTTAAGTCAGGATCGTTTAGCTATGGATTTAGACCGTGATTGCTTGGAATTAATGTTAAGTTTGTTAGAATCTGATGCCAGCCATAAAGATGCACTTGATGATTGTGGCCTTAGTCGGGCAGAActgttaaaaaataaagaaaaagtacGTCAATTATGTGCTGACATTCAAGCTCAAGGACATGCAAAACATTTAAATCTTGATAATATAACT gtTGGTCAACTTGCTATGGAGACGCTTCTTAGTCTTACATCGAAACGTGCTGGTGAATGGTTCAAAGAAGAACTCAGAGAATTGGGAGGTTTAGAACACATTATAAAAACAATCAGAGATTGTCACCGTCATATTAATGCTCAGGATATTACAAGAtctggttggtcagatccattATTAGACAAATTACGTAAAGTTGATAGATGTCTACGTGTATTAGAAAAT GTTACCCACATGAATGAAGAAAATCAGGTATATTTGTTAAAATATGAGAACGGAGTTTTAGTCAGCACTTTAGCAAACTTGTATTATCTTTGTGGACAAGAAATTCCTATTTATCCAACTATAGATCCAAGTGATAAAACTTCCACTGGTGCTGTTATCAGAGAGTGTCTATTTGCTATTATTAAAGTTCTCATTAATCTTACACATCGATTCAATAGACAAT CTTTTGGAAGTAAATCAGTAGGTACACAACCAGGTGTCTTAGATTGCAGTTTATATCTTTTGTTACGCGTGCCCGAATCACTTCCCGAAGAAAAGCGTTTTGATATGATGATGTTGGCTTTGATTCTACTGATAAATTTAGTAGAGCAATGTGACGATAATAAACAACTTCTTATCGAATCTAAAGCTCCACCAtcgacagaaaatatttttgacg CTGAGGAGAGCGGAGTAGAATCTTTAATTGATCTTTTCTACAAACAAGAAGAATTAGCTCGTGCTGAGGAGCAAAAAACGGATGCTATTTTAGATGGTAAAAAAGATTCTGAACAAACGGAAACTGTATCGACAACAACTAAATCTCAAGAAGAATTTATTGAAGAAACTGTTACAAAAT TATTGCAAAAGGCGGGACGTCATATGGAACATACTTTAATAGGAGCATACGTAGTGCTTTTACTTGGTTACTTAATAATGGATAATAAG GATTATGAATCGTTGGTACGTAGTAGACTTCCAGATAACAACTTTACTACTATGGTGTCTGTACttcagaaatttttcaattttatgaaTTTAACGGCATcg AATGAAGTAAGTAGCTGTGGAATTGCCGCTACTGAAAAGGTGATTAAGTTCCTAAAGATGTCAGATGCCAGAATTGAAGAAGAAAAAAATGAACTACCATTACCGGTGTTAGAAGATCCAAACATAATGCTCGATTTATCTTCGTCTTGA
- the Mcm2 gene encoding DNA replication licensing factor Mcm2 isoform X2, with translation MTSPAPDIDEPFEDESDLLGNDNDVNQEEDEGEGEELFGDNMEDDYRPMPGLDRYDPDVVDDEQYSEMSQGERAAAEATMRERDRSAGIIRDDRYLLYDESDKEETQARTRRMAEKAATGEIEDTEMVESIENLEDMKGHSVKEWVAMLGPRTEISNRFKSFLRTHTNSNGQYMYKERIRHMCQSNQSSFVVEFPILASKEHVLAYFLPEAPFQMLEIFDGVAKELVLTIFPSYERVTTEIHVRISELPLIEEIRTFRKLHLNQLVRTLGVVTATTGVLPQLSVVKYDCMKCGHVLGPFVQNQSTEVKPGSCPECQSIGPFMINMEQTIYRNYQKITIQESPGKIPAGRVPRSKECILLSDLCDRCKPGDEVDVTAIYTNNYDGSLNTEQGFPVFATVLLANHLQVKGSKEIVESLTEEDISSIITLSKDHQIIDRIVASIAPSIYGHEYTKRALALAMFGGESKNPGKKHKVRGDINVLICGDPGTAKSQFLKYVEKVAPRTVFTTGQGASAVGLTAFVRRSVATREWTLEAGALVLADHGICLIDEFDKMNDQDRTSIHEAMEQQSISISKVGIVTSLHARCSVIAASNPIGGRYDASMTFSENVDLSEPILSRFDILCVVKDEIDPMQDRHLSKFVVNSHIRHHPTSAEKAMPTEDDTHDISIPQDLLKKYIVYARQNVHPKLTNIDQDKVAKLYSQLRQESLATGSLPITVRHIESIIRMAEASAKIHLRDHVQESDINLAIRMMLDSFVETQKYSVMKSMRQTFQKYLSYKKDHNELLYYILRQVTLDTLAFQKALHGSRVTTIEISEKDLLDRAKQIDIYNLHPFYESDIFKTNNFVYDSKRKVIIQTIPETIDD, from the exons ATGACATCTCCTGCTCCAGATATAGATGAACCATTCGAAGATGAATCTGATTTACTTGGTAATGATAATGATGTTAATCAAGAAGAAGATGAAGGAGAAGGAGAAGAGTTATTTGGCGATAATATGGAGGA TGATTATCGTCCTATGCCAGGATTAGAcagatatgatcctgatgtggttgACGATGAACAATACTCAGAAATGTCTCAAGGAGAACGTGCAGctgccgaagctaccatgcgggAAAGAGATAGATCAGCAGGCATTATTAGAGATGATAGATATTTACTTTATG ATGAAAGTGACAAAGAAGAAACACAAGCCCGTACAAGACGCATGGCTGAAAAAGCTGCAACAGGTGAAATTGAAGATACAGAG ATGGTTGAATCTATTGAAAATTTAGAAGATATGAAAGGTCATTCGGTTAAAGAATGGGTAGCTATGTTAGGACCTCGAAcagaaatttcaaaccgttttaAAAGCTTTTTACGTACACATACCAATTCAAATGGACAATACATGTACAAAGAACGAATTCGTCATATGTGTCAGAGTAACCAA TCTAGCTTTGTTGTCGAATTTCCTATTCTTGCTAGTAAAGAGCACGTTCTAGCTTACTTTTTGCCAGAAGCACCGTTTCAAATGTTAGAGATATTTGATGGAGTGGCAAAAGAGCTAGTGTTAACAATTTTCCCCAGTTATGAAAGAGTTACAACTGAAATTCATGTCAGAATATCGGAGCTACCTTTAATAGAAGAAATACGAACGTTTAG GAAGTTACATTTAAATCAATTAGTACGAACTTTGGGAGTTGTTACTGCAACAACAGGAGTACTACCACAATTATCTGTTGTAAAATATGATTGTATGAAATGTGGACATGTACTTGGACCTTTTGTACAAAATCAAAGTACCGAAGTTAAGCCTGGATCGTGTCCTGAATGTCAAAGTATTGGACCTTTTATG ATAAATATGGAACAAacaatatatagaaattatcaAAAGATTACAATCCAAGAATCACCAGGTAAAATTCCTGCAGGTAGAGTACCTCGAAGCAAAGAATGTATTCTTCTGTCAGATCTTTGTGATCGCTGTAAACCTGGAGATGAAGTAGATGTTACTGCAATTTATACGAATAACTATGATGGTTCTTTAAATACAGAACAA GGCTTCCCAGTGTTTGCAACGGTTCTCCTAGCTAATCATCTGCAAGTGAAAGGTTCAAAAGAAATTGTTGAATCCTTAACCGAGGAAGATATCTCCAGTATTATTACTTTGAGTAAAGATCATCAAATTATTGATCGCATTGTCGCAAGTATTGCACCTTCGATCTATGGACATGAATATACAAAAAGAGCATTAGCATTAGCAATGTTTGGTGGTGAATCGAAAAatcctg GTAAGAAACACAAAGTAAGAGGAGACATTAATGTATTAATATGTGGAGATCCAGGAACAGCTAAATCTCAGTTTTTAAAGTACGTTGAAAAAGTTGCACCAAGAACGGTATTTACTACAGGTCAAGGAGCTTCGGCTGTTGGATtaactgcttttgtacgaagatCTGTAGCAACTCGAGAATGGACATTGGAAGCTGGTGCTTTAGTACTTGCTGATCATGGAATCTGCCTTATTGATGAGTTTGATAAA ATGAATGATCAAGATAGAACATCCATTCATGAAGCCATGGAACAACAAAGTATTTCTATTTCAAAAGTAGGAATTGTAACATCGCTTCATGCTAGATGTTCAGTGATAGCTGCATCTAATCCCATTGGAGGAAGATATGATGCTAGTATGACATTTTCAGAAAAT GTAGATTTATCAGAACCAATTTTGTCTCGTTTTGATATTCTTTGCGTAGTAAAAGATGAAATAGATCCTATGCAAGATCGACATTTATCTAAATTTGTTGTGAACTCTCACATTAGACATCATCCAACAAGTGCAGAAAAAGCAATGCCTACAGAAGATGATACTCACGATATATCTATTCCACAAGACcttttaaagaaatatatagTTTATGCAAGGCAAAATGTTCATCCTAAATTAACGAATATTGATCAAGATAAAGTTGCAAAGTTATACAGTCAGTTAAGGCAAGAAAGTTTG GCCACTGGAAGTTTACCAATTACTGTACGACATATAGAAAGTATTATACGTATGGCTGAAGCAAGTGCTAAAATTCATCTTCGTGACCATGTTCAAGAAAGTGATATTAATCTTGCCATAAGAATGATGCTCGATAGTTTTGTTGAAACACAAAAATACTCAGTAATGAAAAGCATGCGCCAG ACATTCCAGAAATATCTATCATATAAAAAAGATCATAATGAACTTTTGTATTACATACTTAGACAAGTTACATTAGATACTTTAGCATTCCAAAAAGCTTTACATGGAAGTCGCGTTACAACGATCGAAATCTCCGAAAAAGATCTACTAGATCGG GCTAAACAAATCGATATATACAATCTTCATCCATTTTATGAAAGCGAcatttttaaaacaaacaaCTTTGTttatgattcaaagaggaaagtCATAATACAAACAATTCCTGAAACTATCGATGACTAA